From a single Brassica oleracea var. oleracea cultivar TO1000 chromosome C5, BOL, whole genome shotgun sequence genomic region:
- the LOC106292545 gene encoding uncharacterized protein LOC106292545: MPFLMKIQPIDIDSPAVRETAARPVLKSRLKRLFDRPFTNVLRNATSEKPLHGGEVQCGGGAAVTEFEPSSVCLEKMVQNFIEETNEKQAKCGRNRCNCFNGNNNDSSSDDDFDLFGGSAESFIGNASDHLKSLVTCVSVAETDLLADAAKIVDKNRSVKRKEDLRKLLNEGLLSLHYDSSLCKSKWEKSPSFPTGEYEYIDVIVGEERLLIDVDFRSEFDIARQTRGFKALLQSLPFIFVGKSDRLTQIVSLISEAAKQSLKKRGMHLPPWRKAEYMRSKWMSSYTRASVVASRNAEEPPATVAAAEPELDCAELELVFEDKSLSPGVINSSSSPFPSVNGGDDDVAVEREVKVTGLASLFKERS; the protein is encoded by the exons ATGCCGTTTTTGATGAAGATCCAGCCGATTGATATCGATTCACCCGCCGTGAGAGAGACGGCAGCTCGACCGGTGCTCAAATCTCGCCTCAAGCGTTTGTTTGACCGGCCGTTCACAAACGTGCTGAGAAACGCAACCTCCGAGAAACCATTACACGGTGGTGAAGTTCAATGCGGAGGAGGAGCGGCGGTGACGGAGTTCGAGCCGAGCTCCGTTTGCTTAGAGAAGATGGTTCAGAACTTCATAGAGGAAACGAACGAGAAGCAAGCCAAATGTGGACGCAACCGATGCAACTGCTTCAACGGAAACAACAACGATAGCTCCTCCGACGATGATTTTGATCTCTTCGGTGGTTCAGCTGAGTCTTTCATCGGCAACGCCTCTGATCATCTCAAG AGTTTGGTCACATGCGTGAGCGTCGCCGAGACGGACCTCTTAGCCGACGCGGCGAAGATCGTTGATAAGAACAGATCAGTCAAACGAAAAGAGGATCTGAGGAAGCTCCTCAACGAAGGACTCTTATCTCTTCACTACGATTCTTCACTCTGTAAATCCAAATGGGAAAAATCTCCATCGTTCCCAACTG GTGAATACGAGTACATAGATGTGATTGTTGGAGAAGAACGGTTGTTAATCGACGTTGATTTCCGATCAGAGTTCGATATCGCGAGGCAGACGAGGGGTTTCAAGGCGTTGCTTCAATCTCTACCCTTCATCTTCGTCGGCAAATCCGATCGATTAACTCAGATCGTCTCGTTGATCTCCGAGGCGGCGAAACAAAGCTTGAAGAAGAGAGGGATGCATTTGCCTCCGTGGAGGAAAGCAGAGTACATGCGATCTAAGTGGATGTCCTCTTACACCAGAGCTTCCGTCGTTGCTTCTCGAAACGCTGAAGAGCCGCCTGCTACGGTGGCCGCGGCTGAGCCGGAGCTTGATTGTGCAGAGCTTGAGCTGGTTTTCGAGGATAAATCTTTATCTCCGGGAGTGATTAATTCTTCCTCCTCTCCTTTTCCGTCTGTTAACGGCGGTGATGATGATGTGGCCGTGGAGAGAGAAGTGAAGGTCACCGGCTTAGCTTCTTTGTTCAAGGAAAGGTCTTAA
- the LOC106344968 gene encoding uncharacterized protein LOC106344968, translated as MASCNTKTGNLAQGFIGQNRRNQYEKELQRGRIYTLTNFYASNSKVMYHVADQRLVICISHASAMSKDEEDIEGILTERFRVHSFLDFEANCDLRGDLHDIVGHLKLVDGQALHQRPVLCTKDDSASRKVMVHLQLKDGPVINVYLWDEAAVSFRLKFDASEATPTVLLVTTVNPKSLGGKLCLISMSSSRVFLDEDVDPTREYLTWLVLANVLFNL; from the exons ATGGCTTCGTGTAATACCAAAACT GGTAATTTGGCTCAGGGGTTCATCGGTCAGAACCGTCGCAACCAGTATGAGAAAGAGCTCCAGCGTGGGAGAATCTACACACTGACAAACTTCTATGCATCCAACAGCAAGGTGATGTACCATGTTGCTGATCAGAGGCTGGTAATCTGCATCTCACACGCCTCTGCCATGTCGAAGGATGAAGAAGACATTGAAGGCATTTTGACAGAGCGCTTCAGAGTCCATTCCTTTTTAGACTTTGAAGCAAACTGCGATCTCAGAGGGGATCTTCACG ATATTGTTGGCCACCTTAAGCTGGTTGATGGCCAGGCTCTCCATCAGCGTCCGGTTTTGTGCACCAAGGATGACTCAGCTTCTCGGAAAGTGATGGTCCATTTGCAGCTTAAAGA CGGTCCAGTGATTAACGTCTATCTATGGGACGAGGCCGCAGTAAGTTTCCGCCTGAAGTTTGATGCAAGTGAAGCCACTCCAACGGTTCTTTTGGTCACAACGGTCAATCCTAAAAGCCTCGGTG GGAAATTGTGTCTAATTTCAATGTCCTCTTCAAGAGTGTTTTTGGACGAAGATGTTGACCCCACCAGGGAATACCTGACCTGGTTAGTATTAGCTAATGTCCTCTTCAATCTATAG